The genomic stretch ATCAGGCAGTTGGAAGTTATCCGCGAGCAGTACCCCAATATCGGAATCATCCTTCTCTCCACGCTTTATGATATTCAAGGAATTAAGGAATTGCGGGAATTCACCAAGAAAAGCTCCAAAGGATGCGCCTTCTTGCTGAAGCACTCCATAGACAGGATCGGTCAGTTGACCCAGGTGGTGCATGCCGTCACCGAGGGCCAGGTCATTCTGGACTCAGTGGTCATGGAAGGCCTGATCGGCGCAGGTGAGGCCAAGACTACTTTCTTAAAAGAGCTGACTCACAGGGAACTGGAGGTCTTGAGCTGGATGGCAAAAGGCTACCGTAATGGAACCATTGCTGAGATTCTCTGCGTTGACCCGAAGACCATTGAGCGTCATATCAACGCCATCTACAGCAAACTCAATATGGTAACGGAGTCCAAGCATCCCAGAGTGAATTCCATCATGCTTTATCTGAGAGCCACGGGACAGCTCCCCTGCGGCGATGTTGTTGAGGGATAGATACAGGATTCAGGGGCCAGCATTCGTAGGGGCGACTCTCGTGGTCGCCCAAGACAAGAGGTTTCGATGAACCCCTTCTCAATCCCCCTTTCGTACAGGGGGAAGCTCACTCAATATCAGGGACCTGAGAATGTTTTCCGAATGCTTTGTTCAACCTCACTGTGTCTCTTCCATCCAGTCCAGCATCTGAACTAATACCTTATCCCCTTCTTTGACCGCCGGGGCATCTTCCGGGATAACGATCAGCCCATTGGCTCTGGCCATCGAGGTCAGAATACCAGAACCCTGAGGGCCTGTTGAACAGGCATAGTATTGGCCATCACGTTGGACTACGGTAGCCCTGGCATAGACCCGACGCCCATCCGTGTTTTTGATTCGGCTCTCGCTGATGGCAGTGATGGCTGGCTTAGCGAAGTTCTTTTTCCCCAGCATCTTCAAAATGGCGGGGCGGGCAAATTGCTCAAATGTTACCATAGAACTCACAGGGTTGCCGGGTAACCCCAGATGAGGGACCCTTTTCCCTTTTTGCTCCAGCACTCCAAAAGCCAGAGGTTTTCCGGGCTTCATGCGTACCGTCCAGAATGAGATGGTACCGTTCTCGGCAAGTATGTTCTTGACAATGTCGTAATCCCCCATCGAAACCCCACCCGAAGTGAGCAGCATATCGAAGTCCATCGCCAGAGCAATCTTTTTCGATAAGTCCTCGCGGTTGTCTGCCCCTATCCCCAGGATTTTGGGAATGCCGCCGTAGCGGAGCACTTGCGCCGCAATACTGTAGCTGTTGCTGTTGTAAATCTTGCCCGCCGGAAGCGGCTGCCCGAGACCCACCAGTTCATCCCCCGTGGCCAATATGGCTATCACCGGGCGACGAATGACCGGGGCTTGAGCATATCCCAGCGATGCCAGAATCCCGATCTCCTGGGGACGAAGCACTGTCCCTTTCGCCATG from Dehalococcoidia bacterium encodes the following:
- a CDS encoding LuxR C-terminal-related transcriptional regulator — protein: IRQLEVIREQYPNIGIILLSTLYDIQGIKELREFTKKSSKGCAFLLKHSIDRIGQLTQVVHAVTEGQVILDSVVMEGLIGAGEAKTTFLKELTHRELEVLSWMAKGYRNGTIAEILCVDPKTIERHINAIYSKLNMVTESKHPRVNSIMLYLRATGQLPCGDVVEG
- a CDS encoding molybdopterin molybdotransferase MoeA, with the translated sequence MISVEEALARILSNIRVLELEKRPVLECLGQVLDEDIIAEINIPSWDNSAMDGYAVQWESIKGAGDSHPQVLKVIGEVAAGHVSKQEVTPGTAIRIMTGAPMPTGADTVVPFEDTDEEKRKATGKSLDEIGVLREIEKGKNIREAGEDVGKGSIVMAKGTVLRPQEIGILASLGYAQAPVIRRPVIAILATGDELVGLGQPLPAGKIYNSNSYSIAAQVLRYGGIPKILGIGADNREDLSKKIALAMDFDMLLTSGGVSMGDYDIVKNILAENGTISFWTVRMKPGKPLAFGVLEQKGKRVPHLGLPGNPVSSMVTFEQFARPAILKMLGKKNFAKPAITAISESRIKNTDGRRVYARATVVQRDGQYYACSTGPQGSGILTSMARANGLIVIPEDAPAVKEGDKVLVQMLDWMEETQ